A window of the Lepisosteus oculatus isolate fLepOcu1 chromosome 14, fLepOcu1.hap2, whole genome shotgun sequence genome harbors these coding sequences:
- the LOC138242820 gene encoding uncharacterized protein codes for MHSADTYILRHSEFVSLKPDEWLIGETIECYFQVAKESMDLGKKVFLMNHYTTGVIMSGNRERMARQRLSKVNFENYEAIISFFNTGVHWKLLYLYAPSQKVFVVDPMGSDEMGDSTAAAKRFRDFFKMRRNVLGKEDWLNINWHPSVIGHTRQADASSCGVFVMQMGADIINNFPDIPTYIEINSSAKEMRKLREDLSIRILEASAPLQDMCLMCGETPVRQTNWIQCDSCENWFHELCISKEEYESAKNEVTWICTFCQPQFGTVDE; via the exons ATGCACAGTGCAGACACATATATTCTCAGACACTCGGAGTTTGTGTCTCTGAAACCAGATGAGTGGCTCATAGGCGAG ACCATTGAGTGTTACTTTCAAGTAGCGAAAGAATCCATGGACTTGGGGAAGAAGGTTTTCCTAATGAACCACTACACAACTGGTGTAATCATGAGTGGGAATAGAGAGCGCATGGCTAGACAACGTTTGTCCAAG GTCAACTTTGAAAACTATGAAGCCATTATTAGCTTTTTTAACACTGGTGTCCACTGGAAATTGTTG TATCTGTATGCTCCATCCCAGAAAGTCTTTGTGGTCGACCCTATGGGGAGTGATGAGATGGGAGACTCCACTGCAGCGGCAAAAAGGTTCAG GGACTTTTTTAAGATGCGAAGGAATGTCCTAGGAAAAGAAGACTGGTTGAATATCAACTGGCACCCAAGCGTGATTGGTCACACCAGGCAAGCAGATGCCTCAAGCTGTGGGGTCTTTGTGATGCAG ATGGGCGCAGACATCATTAACAATTTCCCGGATATTCCAACATATATCGAAATAAACAGCAGTGCCAAAGAAATGAGAAAGTTGCGGGAAGACCTGTCAATCAGAATTCTTGAGGCTTCAG CTCCTCTCCAGGACATGTGCCTGATGTGTGGAGAAACACCAGTGCGGCAGACAAACTGG ATTCAGTGTGACAGTTGTGAAAACTGGTTCCATGAATTGTGCATCTCAAAAGAAGAGTATGAAAGCGCAAAGAATGAAGTAACATGGATATGTACATTTTGCCAACCCCAGTTTG gcacTGTTGATGAGTGA